The region CGGGTCTCCCGCAGCTCGGCCCTGGCGTCCAAGGCCACCGGCTTTCCCATCGCCAAGATCGCCGCCCTGCTGGCGGTGGGCTACACCCTCGACGAGATTCCCAACGACATCACCGGCGAGACCTACGCCGCCTTCGAGCCGAGTCTCGACTACACGGTGGTCAAGATCCCCCGCTGGGCGTTCGAAAAATTCCCCCAGACTCAGCCGGTGCTGGGCACCTCGATGAAATCCGTCGGCGAGGTCATGGCCCTGGGCTCGAACTTCCAGGAGGCTTTGCTCAAGGGCATGGCCTCGCTGGAGCTGGACGGCGACGGTGCCTCCATCGAAGCTCAGATGACCGACGACTTGGAGCTACGCCGGCGGTTGGTGACCCCCAACTGGCAGCGCCTCTTCGCCGTCTTCGCGGCACTGCGCCACGGCTGGACGGTGGAGCGGGTGGCGGAGTCCACCCAGATCAACCCCTGGTTCCTGCATCAGATTCAGGAGATCGTGCAGCTGGAGGCGGCGGTGCAGGAGGCGGGGTTGGAGGGCGCCTCCAAGATCCTCCTCCGCCGGGCCAAAGAGGCCGGCCTCTCCGACACCCGCCTGCGCACCCTCTTGGGCTGCGGTGCCGAGGAGCTCCAGGAGGCGCTGGATGCCGCTGGGCTCCGGCGGGTCTACAAGCGCGTCGACACCTGCGCCGCCGAGTTCCCCGCCACCACGCCCTATCTCTACTCGACCTACGGCGAGGAGGACGAGATCGACGCCGACGACCGGCCCAAGATCCTCATCCTCGGCTCCGGCCCCAACCGCATCGGCCAGGGCATCGAATTCGACTACTGCTGCGTCCACGCCGCCTACGCGCTCTCCGACGCCGGGTACGAGACCATCATGGTCAACTGCAACCCGGAGACCGTCTCCACCGACTACGACACCTCCGACCGCCTCTACTTCGAGCCCCTGACCTTGGAGCACGTGCTGGCCATCATCGAGCGCGAGAAGCCCCAGGGGGTCATCGTCCAGCTCGGTGGCCAAACGCCCCTCAAGCTCGCCCGCGGCCTGGAAGCGGCGGGAGTGCCGATCCTGGGTACGCCGCCGGATGCCATCGACCTGGCGGAGGATCGGGAGCGTTTCGGGGCGCTGCTGGAGGAGGAGGGCATCCGCTGTCCGGAGAACGCCATGGCGTCCTCCGTCGAGGAAGCCCTGGAGGCGGCGCGGCGCATCGGCTTCCCGTTGCTGGTACGCCCGAGCTACGTCCTCGGCGGCCGCGCCATGGCCATCTGCTACTCCGAAGGCACCCTGGCCCGCTATATCCAGGAGGCCTCGCTGGTCTCCGAGGGCGCTCCGGTGCTGCTGGACCGCTTCCTGGAAGACGCCTTCGAGGTCGACCTCGACCTGCTCTCTGACGGCAAGACTGCGGTGGTCGGCGGCATCCTCCAACACATCGAGGAGGCGGGCATCCACTCCGGCGACTCGGCGGCGGTGCTGCCGCCCTACCGCGTCGGCGACGAGCAGCTCGAAGAGATGCGCCTCATCGCCCGCCGCCTGGCTCTGCGCCTTGGCGTGGTGGGCTTGATGAACGTTCAATTCGCTCTCCACGAGGGCCAGGTCTACGTTCTCGAGGTCAACCCCCGCGCCTCCCGCACCGTGCCCTTCATCGCCAAGGCGGTGGGGGTGCCCCTGGTGCGGCTGGCATCGCTGGTGATGGCCGGGGAGAAGACCTTGGAGGATCTGGGCTTCACCGAGGAGCCGCCGGTGCCGGGAATCTTCGTCAAGGCCCCGGTCTTCCCCTTCCGCCGCTTCCCCGGCGTCGACCCGGTGCTGGGCCCGGAGATGAAGAGCACCGGCGAGGTCATGGGCCACAGCGCCAGCTTCGGCAGCGCCTTCGCCAAGGCCTGGCTCGGCGCCGGCCACAAGCTGCCCTTGAAGGGCACCGCCTTCCTCTCCGTCCACGACCACGACAAAGAAGCCCTGCTGCCCACCGCCCTGCGCCTGCGCCAGCTCGGCTTCCACCTGGTGGCCACCCACGGCACCGCCCGCTATCTGACGGAGCAGGGGATCACCGTCAAGCCCATTCGCAAGGTCCACGAGACCCGCCCCCACGTGGCGGATCACCTGA is a window of Acidobacteriota bacterium DNA encoding:
- the carB gene encoding carbamoyl-phosphate synthase large subunit, whose amino-acid sequence is MPKRTDIHSILIVGSGPIVIGQACEFDYSGTQACRVLRREGYRVILVNSNPATIMTDPEFADVTYVEPLTPPMVAKIIERERPDALLPTVGGQTGINLAVALDRSGVLERFNVELLGANIAALQLGEDRQQFKAAMLEIGLQVPKSGIANSRREARELAVQIGYPIIIRPSFTLGGEGGGVAYNRDEFEEVVSTALQASPAHQALLEASVLGWKEFELEVIRDRADNAIVVCSVENIDAMGVHTGDSVTVAPQQTLSDREYQEMRDDAFRVIRRVGVATGGSNIQFAVNPETGERVVIEMNPRVSRSSALASKATGFPIAKIAALLAVGYTLDEIPNDITGETYAAFEPSLDYTVVKIPRWAFEKFPQTQPVLGTSMKSVGEVMALGSNFQEALLKGMASLELDGDGASIEAQMTDDLELRRRLVTPNWQRLFAVFAALRHGWTVERVAESTQINPWFLHQIQEIVQLEAAVQEAGLEGASKILLRRAKEAGLSDTRLRTLLGCGAEELQEALDAAGLRRVYKRVDTCAAEFPATTPYLYSTYGEEDEIDADDRPKILILGSGPNRIGQGIEFDYCCVHAAYALSDAGYETIMVNCNPETVSTDYDTSDRLYFEPLTLEHVLAIIEREKPQGVIVQLGGQTPLKLARGLEAAGVPILGTPPDAIDLAEDRERFGALLEEEGIRCPENAMASSVEEALEAARRIGFPLLVRPSYVLGGRAMAICYSEGTLARYIQEASLVSEGAPVLLDRFLEDAFEVDLDLLSDGKTAVVGGILQHIEEAGIHSGDSAAVLPPYRVGDEQLEEMRLIARRLALRLGVVGLMNVQFALHEGQVYVLEVNPRASRTVPFIAKAVGVPLVRLASLVMAGEKTLEDLGFTEEPPVPGIFVKAPVFPFRRFPGVDPVLGPEMKSTGEVMGHSASFGSAFAKAWLGAGHKLPLKGTAFLSVHDHDKEALLPTALRLRQLGFHLVATHGTARYLTEQGITVKPIRKVHETRPHVADHLINGEIDLVINTPLGRESHQDDKVIRQTALRYDIPCITTLSGARAAVEGIAAMRRDGLDARSLQDLHQALAAGEMPRPDASPSKT